A genomic stretch from Vibrio algarum includes:
- the zapB gene encoding cell division protein ZapB, with the protein MSLEVLEQLEAKIQTAVDTITLLQMELEEVKQKNQNLEQATTSLKDNCSDLEQQNEQMRQEHEAWQQRIRILLGKMEDVE; encoded by the coding sequence ATGTCTTTAGAAGTGCTAGAGCAGTTAGAAGCAAAAATCCAAACCGCGGTTGATACTATCACCTTGTTGCAGATGGAATTAGAAGAAGTTAAGCAAAAAAACCAAAACTTGGAGCAAGCAACAACCTCATTAAAAGATAATTGTTCGGATCTAGAGCAACAGAATGAACAGATGCGTCAAGAGCATGAAGCTTGGCAGCAAAGAATACGTATTTTGCTCGGAAAGATGGAAGATGTAGAGTAA
- the rraA gene encoding ribonuclease E activity regulator RraA, with amino-acid sequence MEYNTSALCDIYSDQVDVVEPMFSNFGGSASFAGQLTTVKCFEDNGIIRSILEEDGTGRILLIDGGGSLRRALIDSEIAALAEENDWEGIVVYGSVREVDELEDMSIGIQALASIPVGAASQQIGDIDVPVNFGGVTFLPEDYLYADNTGIIISQEPLNADLEILEDDTFEDIDDETEEDIR; translated from the coding sequence ATGGAATACAACACCTCTGCTCTTTGTGATATTTACTCAGACCAAGTCGATGTAGTCGAACCAATGTTCAGCAATTTTGGTGGAAGTGCCTCATTTGCAGGTCAACTTACTACCGTAAAATGCTTTGAGGACAATGGTATTATCCGCTCGATCCTAGAAGAAGATGGTACTGGTCGTATTCTCCTAATTGATGGTGGTGGGTCTTTACGCAGAGCGTTAATTGATTCTGAAATTGCCGCGCTTGCTGAAGAGAATGATTGGGAAGGCATTGTTGTTTATGGCTCAGTACGAGAAGTAGATGAGTTAGAGGACATGAGCATAGGCATACAAGCCCTTGCTTCTATTCCTGTTGGTGCAGCAAGTCAGCAAATTGGTGACATTGATGTTCCAGTGAACTTTGGTGGCGTTACCTTTTTACCGGAAGACTATCTTTATGCGGATAACACCGGCATCATTATCTCACAAGAACCATTAAACGCAGATTTGGAAATTCTTGAAGACGATACCTTTGAAGACATCGATGATGAAACCGAAGAAGACATTCGCTAA
- a CDS encoding 1,4-dihydroxy-2-naphthoate polyprenyltransferase — MKQSLAIWLDAARPKTLPLALVTITTGSSLAYSNGSFSFAVMALALLTAILLQILSNLANDYGDAQQGTDNDERLGPTRAMQSGAVTQREMKRAIVLNIGLTILSGLALIFYSLESFTNIMAFLGLGFLAILSSIAYTVGNKPYGYVGLGDLSVFVFFGLLGVGGTYFLHTGFIHADIFIPAIGCGLLAVAVLNINNMRDIDNDRACGKKTVAVRLGEQPAKYYHIILIGLAFLSYVYYLFSHSTTIWIIVPFFLSAITLAKHGKEVLESSSPVSIAPMMPVIVKCASITNILFSLVVVAQTIVR; from the coding sequence ATGAAGCAGTCACTCGCAATCTGGCTAGATGCAGCAAGGCCAAAAACTCTACCACTCGCTCTCGTTACAATTACGACGGGCAGCAGCTTAGCTTATTCAAATGGCAGTTTTTCTTTTGCTGTTATGGCACTCGCTTTACTTACCGCGATACTTCTACAAATTTTATCTAATTTGGCCAATGATTACGGCGATGCTCAACAAGGCACTGACAACGATGAGCGCTTAGGCCCAACCCGTGCAATGCAGTCAGGAGCTGTAACGCAAAGAGAGATGAAGCGGGCTATTGTGCTTAATATTGGCTTAACGATCCTATCGGGCTTAGCTCTCATCTTTTATTCTCTTGAAAGCTTTACTAATATCATGGCATTTTTAGGCTTAGGGTTTCTCGCCATATTAAGCTCTATCGCTTATACCGTTGGCAATAAACCCTATGGATACGTCGGTCTAGGTGACCTGTCTGTTTTTGTATTCTTTGGCTTATTAGGTGTTGGGGGAACTTACTTTCTTCATACTGGCTTTATCCATGCTGACATTTTCATTCCTGCCATTGGATGTGGATTGTTAGCCGTTGCTGTACTCAATATTAATAATATGCGCGATATCGATAATGACCGAGCCTGTGGTAAGAAAACCGTTGCAGTAAGGCTTGGAGAGCAACCCGCGAAGTATTATCACATCATATTAATTGGATTGGCTTTTCTCTCATATGTCTATTATCTATTTAGCCACAGTACGACTATTTGGATTATTGTTCCTTTCTTTTTATCCGCTATTACCTTAGCAAAACATGGCAAAGAAGTACTGGAGTCAAGCTCTCCTGTCTCTATTGCACCAATGATGCCAGTTATTGTTAAATGCGCATCAATTACTAACATTTTGTTTTCACTGGTAGTTGTAGCTCAAACAATAGTTAGATAA
- the hslU gene encoding HslU--HslV peptidase ATPase subunit: MSEMTPREIVHELNRHIIGQDKAKRSVAIALRNRWRRMQLEESLRVEVTPKNILMIGPTGVGKTEIARRLAKLANAPFIKVEATKFTEVGYVGKEVETIIRDLTDVSIKMTHQQATEKVKYRAEEQAEERVLDALLPPARDAWGENEKQEDTSSNTRQIFRKKLREGKLDDKEIDIDVAAPQMGVEIMAPPGMEEMTNQLQGMFQNLAGNTKKSRKMKIKDAYKALVEEEAAKLVNHEELKEQAIYNAENNGIVFIDEIDKICKRGESSGPDVSREGVQRDLLPLIEGSTVSTKHGMVKTDHILFITSGAFQVSKPSDLIPELQGRLPIRVELEALSSDDFKRILTEPKASLTEQYIALLKTEEVNIEFSEDGINQIAEAAWRVNETTENIGARRLHTVMERLMDEISFDATDKPGSKMVIDSAYVNQRLGEFIEDEDLSRFIL, translated from the coding sequence ATGTCCGAAATGACACCTCGTGAAATCGTTCACGAATTAAACCGCCACATTATTGGTCAAGACAAAGCAAAACGTTCAGTCGCTATAGCACTACGTAATCGCTGGCGCAGAATGCAATTAGAAGAAAGCTTGCGAGTAGAAGTTACGCCAAAAAACATTTTAATGATTGGTCCAACAGGTGTTGGTAAAACAGAAATCGCACGCCGCTTAGCGAAACTTGCCAATGCTCCCTTCATTAAGGTAGAAGCGACCAAATTCACAGAAGTGGGTTACGTTGGCAAAGAGGTAGAAACCATTATTCGCGACCTCACCGATGTTTCAATAAAAATGACCCATCAACAAGCCACAGAAAAAGTAAAATACCGAGCTGAAGAACAAGCTGAAGAGCGCGTTCTAGACGCATTGTTACCTCCAGCACGTGATGCATGGGGTGAAAATGAAAAACAAGAAGATACTTCATCAAATACTCGTCAAATATTCCGAAAAAAGCTGCGAGAAGGCAAACTAGACGACAAAGAGATCGATATTGATGTTGCCGCGCCTCAGATGGGCGTAGAGATCATGGCTCCTCCAGGAATGGAAGAGATGACCAACCAACTTCAAGGTATGTTTCAAAATCTAGCGGGCAATACAAAGAAAAGCCGCAAAATGAAAATTAAAGATGCTTATAAGGCCTTAGTTGAAGAAGAAGCAGCCAAACTCGTCAACCATGAGGAGTTAAAAGAACAAGCTATCTACAACGCGGAGAATAACGGCATCGTATTCATCGATGAGATAGATAAAATCTGTAAGCGTGGTGAAAGCTCTGGTCCTGATGTTTCTCGTGAAGGCGTACAGCGAGATCTACTTCCTTTAATTGAAGGTAGTACGGTTTCAACCAAACACGGCATGGTAAAAACAGACCATATTTTGTTTATTACATCTGGTGCATTTCAAGTATCGAAACCTTCAGATTTAATTCCTGAACTTCAAGGTCGTCTGCCTATTCGTGTTGAACTAGAAGCCCTTTCTAGCGATGATTTCAAAAGAATACTAACAGAACCTAAAGCTTCTTTGACTGAACAGTATATTGCTTTGCTAAAAACTGAAGAAGTAAACATTGAGTTTTCTGAAGATGGTATTAATCAGATAGCAGAAGCGGCTTGGCGTGTAAATGAAACAACAGAGAATATCGGTGCTCGTCGTTTACATACTGTAATGGAAAGGCTCATGGATGAAATATCTTTCGATGCTACAGATAAGCCTGGATCTAAAATGGTGATTGACTCAGCCTACGTAAATCAACGTTTAGGTGAATTTATCGAAGATGAAGACCTAAGCAGATTCATTCTGTAA
- the hslV gene encoding ATP-dependent protease subunit HslV, whose amino-acid sequence MTTIVSVRRNNKVVIAGDGQVSLGNTVMKGNAKKVRRLYNDKVLAGFAGGTADAFTLFERFESKLQMHQGHLTKAAVELAKDWRSDRALRKLEAILAVADETASLIITGNGDVVQPENDLIAIGSGGNFAQAAATALLENTELDAREIAEKSLNIAGDICVFTNHHHTIEEL is encoded by the coding sequence GTGACTACCATTGTATCTGTACGTCGTAATAATAAAGTTGTTATTGCTGGTGATGGACAAGTATCTTTAGGCAATACCGTAATGAAAGGTAATGCTAAAAAAGTTCGCCGTTTATATAACGACAAAGTGCTTGCTGGCTTTGCTGGAGGTACCGCTGATGCGTTCACCCTATTTGAACGATTTGAAAGTAAACTGCAAATGCATCAAGGTCACCTAACCAAAGCTGCGGTAGAACTCGCAAAAGATTGGCGTAGTGACCGCGCACTTCGAAAATTAGAGGCTATTCTCGCCGTCGCCGATGAAACTGCTTCGCTTATCATCACAGGTAACGGAGATGTTGTGCAGCCAGAAAACGATTTAATTGCTATTGGTTCTGGTGGTAATTTTGCTCAAGCCGCTGCAACTGCTCTTTTAGAAAATACAGAATTAGATGCTCGTGAGATAGCAGAGAAGTCTCTGAACATAGCTGGTGATATTTGCGTATTTACTAATCATCACCACACAATTGAAGAACTATAA
- a CDS encoding SPOR domain-containing protein, with product MANRDYVRRGQGSRKNTKRKKAPSKKPWKMGFLAVLLLGGFGYGLTILNNDPEPPVTPEVKPTTKPQTTKNKASLPELPEEEWDYVKSLPNKEIEIEAKEQVISAVPYIMQCGAFKSLSQAESRKVNIAFQGISSKIRKKEGSSWYKVVLGPYKLKRDAEKDKHTLQRAKIEPCAIWKEEQ from the coding sequence ATGGCCAATAGAGATTATGTAAGACGAGGCCAAGGCTCTCGTAAAAACACTAAGCGTAAAAAGGCTCCCTCAAAAAAACCGTGGAAAATGGGTTTTCTCGCCGTTCTTTTATTAGGAGGGTTTGGTTATGGTTTAACAATACTAAATAACGACCCAGAGCCACCGGTCACACCAGAAGTGAAACCGACGACTAAACCGCAAACAACGAAAAATAAAGCCAGCTTGCCAGAGTTACCTGAAGAAGAGTGGGATTATGTTAAGTCTCTGCCCAATAAAGAGATCGAGATAGAAGCTAAGGAACAAGTTATATCTGCAGTCCCATACATTATGCAATGTGGTGCCTTTAAATCTTTAAGCCAAGCAGAAAGTCGCAAAGTGAACATCGCCTTCCAAGGCATTAGTAGTAAGATTCGTAAAAAAGAAGGCAGCAGCTGGTACAAGGTTGTTTTGGGGCCATATAAGCTTAAGCGCGATGCAGAAAAAGACAAACACACATTACAAAGAGCTAAAATTGAACCTTGTGCGATTTGGAAAGAAGAGCAATAA
- the rpmE gene encoding 50S ribosomal protein L31 has product MKTGIHPEYKAVKATCSCGNSFEFNSTLAKESIHLDVCDKCHPFYTGKQRIVDTGGRVDRFNKRFGALSSK; this is encoded by the coding sequence ATGAAAACAGGTATCCACCCTGAATATAAAGCAGTTAAAGCAACTTGTTCTTGCGGCAACTCTTTCGAGTTTAACTCGACTCTAGCAAAAGAATCTATCCACCTAGACGTATGTGACAAATGTCACCCGTTCTACACTGGTAAGCAACGTATCGTTGATACTGGCGGCCGTGTTGATCGCTTCAACAAACGTTTCGGTGCACTATCTAGCAAATAA